The Carassius carassius chromosome 2, fCarCar2.1, whole genome shotgun sequence genome has a segment encoding these proteins:
- the LOC132095777 gene encoding fucolectin-1-like, with product MQNQLLLLKVVKAHQDCAQFLTNYQFRLKRTMCLIHFNQARKMLFSEQLGNQPGDKFKNLALKGKAVQSSTFYTWGAAKAIDGIRYAPGPGSSCSHTGNDLSPWWRLDLLDSYSIYKVTITNRADCCPEQTTGAEIRIGNSLENNGNNNPRCGVTSSFPAGSSVSFSCGGMEGRYVNMYIPNILQHLTLCEVEVYGAGNF from the exons ATGCAGAATCAGCTCCTTCTCTTGAAAGTGGTGAAAGCGCACCAGGATTGTGCACAGTTTCTCACCAACTACCAGTTTAGGCTGAAGAGAACGATGTGCTTGATCCACTTTAACCAGGCGAGGAAAATGCTCTTCTCTGAGCAGTTGGGGAATCAGCCTGGAGACAAATTCA agaatttgGCATTAAAAGGAAAGGCTGTACAGTCGAGCACATTTTACACCTGGGGAGCTGCAAAGGCCATCGACGGCATCAGATACGCTCCAGGTCCAGGCTCAAGCTGCTCCCACACAGGTAACGATCTCAGCCCGTGGTGGAGGCTGGACCTGCTGGATTCTTACTCCATTTACAAAGTGACCATCACCAACAGAGCCGACTGCTGTCCGGAGCAAACGACTGGAGCAGAGATCCGCATCGGAAACTCTCTGGAAAACAACGGCAACAACAATCCCAG atGTGGTGTCACTTCATCTTTCCCAGCAGGCAGTTCTGTCAGTTTCTCTTGCGGTGGAATGGAAGGTCGTTATGTGAACATGTACATTCCCAACATCCTGCAGCATCTCACGCTGTGTGAGGTGGAGGTTTATGGAGCAGGTAATTTCTAA